A genomic window from Exiguobacterium acetylicum DSM 20416 includes:
- the hprK gene encoding HPr(Ser) kinase/phosphatase has protein sequence MQPKVRTAEIVKQFNLHIVTGEEGLHRPILTADLCRPGLVLAGYYAYYPAERLQILGKTELTFFNNLTYEEQRERANVLCTDETPGILITRGFDVPEAIIQAADETNVPLLTTKGHTTSVESQITNFLEAELAPTTAMHGVLVDIYGVGVFIKGASGVGKSETALELVKRGHRLVADDSVEIRQTGDGILVGTAPKLIQHLLEIRGIGIIDVMTLFGAGAVRSHKKISLVCNLEIWDQSKVYDRVGLDQETLQIIDTEIPFLTIPVRPGRNLAVIIEVAAMNYRLKNMGINTAEEFAGRLAQAIEDGNGGL, from the coding sequence GTGCAACCAAAAGTGCGAACAGCTGAAATCGTAAAACAATTCAATCTCCACATCGTCACGGGAGAAGAGGGCTTACATCGTCCGATTCTGACGGCTGATTTGTGCCGACCTGGCCTTGTGCTTGCCGGTTATTATGCCTATTACCCGGCAGAACGTCTCCAGATTCTCGGAAAAACAGAATTGACGTTCTTCAATAATTTAACGTACGAGGAACAACGCGAACGAGCGAATGTCCTCTGTACGGATGAAACACCTGGTATCTTGATCACACGTGGATTTGACGTACCGGAAGCGATCATCCAAGCTGCAGACGAGACGAACGTGCCACTGTTGACGACAAAAGGGCATACGACATCGGTCGAGTCACAGATCACGAACTTCCTCGAAGCGGAACTCGCACCAACGACAGCGATGCATGGTGTCCTCGTCGATATCTATGGTGTCGGTGTCTTCATCAAAGGGGCAAGTGGTGTCGGTAAATCGGAAACGGCACTCGAACTCGTTAAACGAGGTCACCGCCTAGTGGCGGACGACTCAGTTGAGATTCGTCAAACTGGTGACGGGATTCTCGTTGGGACAGCACCGAAGTTGATTCAGCATCTGCTTGAGATTCGTGGAATCGGGATCATCGATGTGATGACGTTGTTCGGTGCAGGCGCGGTTCGCTCGCACAAGAAGATCAGCCTCGTCTGTAACCTCGAGATTTGGGATCAATCGAAAGTCTATGACCGCGTCGGCCTGGACCAAGAGACACTCCAAATCATCGATACGGAAATTCCGTTCCTGACAATTCCGGTTCGTCCCGGACGAAACCTTGCTGTCATCATCGAAGTCGCAGCAATGAACTATCGTCTGAAGAACATGGGCATCAACACAGCAGAAGAATTCGCGGGACGTCTCGCGCAAGCAATTGAAGATGGGAATGGTGGTCTTTGA
- a CDS encoding DUF4097 family beta strand repeat-containing protein: protein MKQDMRQLILEQVKEGKLTIDEALDKLERLEAIDERATSASEHKYVDEPEQYDRVDQYSVDSLTTKVMSAFDNLVSRIKDSDLSLNQASGPNVTYVKQFPFSGETVHVDLFNANLVVEPSDLEECELTVTGRPLRRQQVTEEQALEQLQAAVQHAVSANTLSIRLKDKSVRATVHLKVPRRHYESFVLQTLNGEISLTSLDTTSAQLMTANGRVNVRDLFSEDVKVSTANGSIEIEESELKVLKAKTANGQIITAGVFERSELKTANGNVRCELKTAQNAKVKASSLAGSIALMLPHGAEVYGELETNFGGLNCNLDDMELIRDQKEIVNRKLHFVSGRGRSPKIEVEADTKTGTISVTHGVHLSPQAL, encoded by the coding sequence ATGAAGCAAGATATGCGTCAATTGATATTGGAGCAAGTCAAAGAAGGAAAGTTAACGATTGATGAGGCACTCGATAAACTCGAGCGGCTCGAAGCGATCGACGAACGTGCAACTTCTGCCAGTGAACATAAGTACGTCGATGAACCAGAACAATATGATCGGGTCGACCAGTATTCCGTCGATTCACTGACGACGAAAGTCATGTCAGCGTTCGATAATCTCGTCAGCCGGATCAAGGACAGTGATCTTTCGCTTAATCAGGCGTCCGGTCCGAACGTCACCTACGTCAAACAATTCCCATTCAGCGGAGAGACGGTTCACGTCGATCTGTTCAATGCAAACTTGGTCGTCGAACCGAGTGATCTCGAAGAATGCGAATTGACGGTGACAGGACGTCCGCTCCGCCGCCAACAAGTGACGGAAGAACAGGCGCTTGAGCAACTTCAGGCCGCTGTTCAACACGCAGTCTCGGCGAACACACTCTCGATCCGTTTGAAGGATAAGAGTGTCCGGGCGACAGTCCATCTGAAAGTTCCGCGCCGTCATTACGAATCATTCGTCTTACAGACACTGAATGGGGAAATTTCGTTGACGTCACTCGATACGACATCTGCTCAACTGATGACAGCGAACGGTCGGGTCAACGTCCGTGATTTGTTCAGTGAGGATGTCAAAGTATCGACTGCGAACGGTTCGATTGAAATCGAAGAGTCGGAGTTGAAGGTCTTGAAGGCGAAGACAGCTAATGGACAAATCATCACGGCAGGTGTCTTCGAACGTTCAGAACTGAAAACAGCGAACGGAAACGTCCGCTGCGAGCTGAAGACAGCGCAAAATGCGAAGGTCAAAGCGTCGTCGCTTGCTGGAAGCATCGCCCTGATGTTGCCGCACGGCGCTGAAGTCTACGGGGAGCTTGAGACAAACTTTGGTGGTCTCAACTGCAACCTCGATGACATGGAATTAATCCGGGATCAAAAAGAGATTGTCAACCGGAAGCTCCATTTCGTATCAGGTCGCGGTCGCTCACCAAAAATCGAGGTTGAAGCGGATACGAAGACAGGTACGATTTCGGTCACGCATGGTGTTCACCTCAGTCCACAAGCGTTATAA
- the uvrA gene encoding excinuclease ABC subunit UvrA: protein MGEKKNQIIIKGARVNNLQNIDVEIPRDQLVVLTGLSGSGKSSLAFDTIYAEGQRRYVESLSAYARQFLGQMDKPDVDTIEGLSPAISIDQKTTSKNPRSTVGTVTEIYDYLRLLYARIGKPICPNHGIEISSQTISQMVDQVMELPERTRLQILAPIVSGRKGTHVKVLDDLKKEGFVRVRVNGETMDLAEEITLEKNKKHSIEVVVDRVVVRPDVEARLADSLETALRLADGRVIVDTMDGNELLFSEHHACPICGFSIGELEPRMFSFNSPFGACTSCDGLGTKLEVDVDLVVPHPDKSLNEGAIVAWEPTSSQYYPQLLKAVCDHFKIDMDTPFEQLSEEHRETILNGNTKEEIHFRYENDFGMVRNTNLYFEGVLNNLQRRFKETSSDYIREQMEGYMAKKACPTCQGHRLKRESLAVKVSDHHIGEVTKMSVKQAVMFFDELPEKLSEKDQTISRMIVREIHERASFLENVGLDYLTISRAAGTLSGGEAQRIRLATQIGSRLTGVLYVLDEPSIGLHQRDNDRLINTLKAMRDLGNTLIVVEHDEDTMMAADYLIDIGPGAGDHGGFVTAAGKPEELMQDANSLTGQYLSGKKFIPVPSTRKEPDGRMLHIHKASENNLKNVDVDIPLGLFVAVTGVSGSGKSTLINEILYKTIAHEMNRAKEKPGAHKGITGLDQIDKVIDIDQSPIGRTPRSNPATYTGVFDDIRDVFASTNEAKLRGYKKGRFSFNIKGGRCEACRGDGIIKIEMHFLPDVYVPCEVCHGKRYNRETLEVKYKGKTIADVLEMTVEDALAFFENIPKITRKLQTIADVGLTYMRLGQPATELSGGEAQRVKLASELHKRSTGKTIYILDEPTTGLHVHDIARLLKVLQRLVDNGDTVLVIEHNLDVIKTADYLIDLGPEGGDGGGTIVAAGTPEQIAEVEASYTGRYLAPVLERDAARIES, encoded by the coding sequence TTGGGAGAAAAGAAGAATCAGATTATCATCAAAGGCGCTCGCGTCAATAATCTACAAAACATCGATGTCGAAATCCCCCGCGATCAGCTCGTCGTCTTGACGGGTTTGTCCGGGTCAGGGAAATCGTCGCTTGCCTTCGACACGATTTACGCTGAAGGACAACGGCGTTATGTCGAAAGTTTATCTGCCTATGCCCGTCAGTTCCTCGGACAGATGGATAAACCGGATGTCGATACGATTGAAGGACTGAGTCCAGCAATTTCAATCGACCAGAAAACGACGAGTAAAAACCCACGGTCGACGGTTGGAACGGTCACAGAGATCTATGATTATTTGCGTCTGTTGTATGCACGAATTGGTAAACCGATTTGTCCAAATCACGGAATCGAGATTTCGAGCCAGACGATCAGTCAGATGGTCGACCAAGTGATGGAGTTACCGGAGCGGACCCGTCTGCAAATCCTCGCGCCAATCGTTTCCGGACGAAAAGGAACGCACGTCAAGGTACTCGACGATTTGAAGAAAGAAGGTTTCGTCCGCGTCCGTGTCAACGGAGAGACGATGGATCTCGCCGAAGAGATCACGCTTGAGAAAAACAAGAAACACTCGATCGAAGTCGTCGTCGACCGTGTCGTCGTGCGACCAGACGTCGAAGCCCGTCTTGCGGACTCACTTGAGACTGCCCTTCGCCTCGCGGATGGTCGGGTCATCGTCGATACGATGGACGGCAACGAACTGTTGTTCAGTGAACATCATGCTTGTCCAATTTGTGGCTTCTCAATCGGCGAACTCGAACCACGGATGTTCTCGTTCAACTCACCGTTTGGTGCTTGTACGTCATGTGATGGTCTCGGAACGAAGCTTGAGGTCGATGTTGATCTCGTCGTGCCGCATCCCGATAAGTCGTTGAACGAAGGGGCAATCGTGGCGTGGGAACCGACGAGCTCGCAGTATTATCCACAATTACTCAAAGCGGTCTGCGACCACTTCAAGATCGATATGGATACACCGTTCGAACAATTGTCAGAAGAACACCGTGAAACGATCTTGAACGGAAACACGAAGGAAGAGATTCACTTCCGTTATGAGAACGACTTCGGGATGGTCCGAAATACGAACCTCTACTTCGAAGGGGTCCTCAATAACTTACAACGTCGCTTCAAGGAGACGTCGTCTGATTATATCCGGGAACAGATGGAAGGCTACATGGCGAAGAAAGCTTGTCCGACGTGTCAAGGACACCGCTTGAAACGGGAATCACTTGCCGTCAAAGTATCCGATCATCATATCGGTGAAGTGACGAAGATGTCTGTTAAACAAGCGGTCATGTTCTTCGACGAACTACCGGAGAAGTTGAGTGAGAAGGATCAGACGATTTCGCGGATGATCGTCCGTGAGATTCACGAACGGGCGTCGTTCCTCGAGAACGTCGGTCTCGATTACCTGACGATCTCACGCGCAGCCGGTACGTTGTCCGGTGGGGAAGCGCAACGGATTCGTCTTGCGACACAAATTGGTTCGCGTCTGACGGGCGTCCTCTACGTTCTCGATGAACCATCGATCGGTTTACACCAACGTGATAATGATCGTCTGATCAATACGCTGAAGGCGATGCGTGATCTCGGCAACACGTTGATCGTCGTCGAACACGATGAAGACACGATGATGGCAGCCGACTACTTGATCGATATCGGACCTGGTGCCGGCGATCACGGTGGATTCGTCACGGCAGCCGGGAAACCGGAAGAGTTGATGCAGGATGCGAACTCGTTGACTGGTCAATACTTGTCCGGGAAGAAGTTCATTCCTGTTCCATCAACACGCAAAGAGCCGGACGGTCGGATGCTCCATATCCACAAAGCATCGGAAAACAACCTGAAGAACGTCGATGTCGATATTCCGCTGGGTCTGTTCGTCGCCGTCACCGGTGTCTCGGGCTCCGGGAAATCGACGTTGATCAATGAAATTCTCTATAAGACGATTGCGCACGAGATGAACCGGGCGAAAGAAAAACCGGGTGCCCATAAAGGGATTACCGGTCTGGATCAAATCGATAAGGTCATCGACATCGACCAGTCGCCGATCGGTCGGACACCACGTTCGAACCCAGCAACGTATACCGGTGTCTTCGATGACATCCGTGACGTCTTTGCTTCGACGAACGAAGCGAAACTGCGTGGTTATAAAAAAGGACGCTTCAGTTTCAACATCAAGGGTGGACGCTGTGAAGCTTGTCGTGGCGACGGGATCATCAAGATTGAGATGCACTTCTTACCGGACGTCTATGTACCGTGTGAAGTCTGTCATGGGAAACGTTATAACCGCGAAACACTCGAAGTGAAATATAAAGGCAAGACGATTGCCGACGTGCTTGAGATGACGGTTGAAGATGCCCTCGCCTTCTTCGAGAACATTCCGAAGATCACGCGTAAATTGCAGACGATCGCTGACGTCGGTCTGACATACATGCGTCTCGGTCAACCCGCGACGGAACTGTCCGGCGGGGAAGCGCAACGTGTTAAACTGGCGTCCGAGTTGCATAAACGCTCGACTGGGAAGACGATCTACATCCTCGATGAGCCGACGACAGGACTCCACGTCCACGACATTGCGCGTCTCTTGAAAGTCTTGCAACGTCTCGTCGACAATGGTGATACAGTGCTCGTCATCGAACACAACTTGGATGTCATCAAGACGGCCGACTACTTGATTGATTTAGGACCAGAGGGTGGCGACGGTGGCGGAACGATTGTTGCTGCCGGTACACCGGAACAGATTGCTGAAGTCGAAGCATCCTACACGGGACGATACCTCGCACCTGTCCTTGAACGCGATGCGGCACGAATTGAATCGTGA
- the uvrB gene encoding excinuclease ABC subunit UvrB: MEFELVSPFEPGGDQPTAIEKLVTGLKQGERHQTLLGATGTGKTFTVSNVIKEIKKPTLVLAHNKTLAGQLYSEFKEFFPNNAVEYFVSFYDYYQPEAYVPSTDTFIEKDSSINDEIDKLRHSATSALFEREDVLIVASVSCIYGLGNPEEYNNHVLSLRVGNEMGRNEMLRRLIDIQYERNDIDFQRGRFRVRGDVVEIFPASRDEQCVRVEFFGDEIERIRDMDPLTGEIVADREHISIFPASHFVTGDTRLQKAIANIEKELEVQLAKLREDNQLLEAQRLEQRTNYDLEMMREMGYCSGIENYSRHLNLMPEGATPYTLLDYFPKDFLLVADESHVTLPQIRGMYNGDQARKQVLVDHGFRLPSAKDNRPLRFEEFEEKVSQAIYISATPGPYELEHSKEMVEQIIRPTGLVDPTIEIHPITGQIDYLMDNIRDRVAKNERVLVTTLTKKMAEDLTDYLKENGVKVNYMHSEIKTLERIEIIRDLRLGKYDVLVGINLLREGLDIPEVSLVTILDADKEGFLRSDRSLIQTIGRAARNSEGHVILFADKVTDSMQRAIDETERRRAIQMAFNEEHGITPQTIKKDVRGVISTTIESDDTVEKLEKFNKLKKPERETLLEQLDQEMRQAAKDMQFERAAELRDLILELKAGA, encoded by the coding sequence ATGGAATTTGAACTCGTTTCACCATTTGAGCCAGGCGGTGATCAGCCGACGGCAATCGAAAAATTGGTGACTGGGCTAAAACAAGGCGAACGACATCAGACGTTGCTTGGGGCGACTGGTACCGGGAAGACGTTCACGGTCTCGAACGTCATTAAGGAAATCAAGAAACCGACGCTCGTCCTTGCCCACAACAAAACACTAGCGGGACAACTCTACTCGGAGTTCAAGGAATTCTTCCCGAACAATGCGGTCGAATACTTCGTTAGTTTTTATGATTATTATCAGCCGGAAGCGTATGTCCCATCGACGGATACGTTCATTGAGAAGGACTCTTCGATCAACGATGAGATTGATAAACTACGTCACTCGGCGACGTCCGCCCTGTTCGAACGGGAGGACGTCTTGATCGTTGCGTCTGTCTCGTGTATCTATGGTCTCGGTAACCCGGAAGAGTACAACAATCACGTCTTGTCACTACGTGTCGGCAATGAGATGGGGCGTAACGAGATGCTCCGTCGTCTGATCGACATTCAGTATGAGCGTAACGACATCGATTTCCAACGAGGACGGTTCCGTGTCCGAGGAGACGTCGTCGAAATCTTCCCGGCGTCACGCGACGAACAGTGTGTCCGGGTCGAGTTCTTCGGTGATGAGATTGAACGGATTCGTGACATGGATCCGCTGACAGGTGAGATCGTCGCAGACCGCGAGCATATCTCAATCTTCCCGGCGTCCCACTTCGTGACGGGAGATACCCGTCTTCAGAAAGCGATCGCGAACATCGAGAAGGAACTGGAAGTCCAACTCGCGAAATTACGCGAAGACAATCAGCTACTTGAAGCGCAACGCCTTGAGCAACGAACGAACTACGATCTCGAGATGATGCGTGAGATGGGCTATTGTTCCGGAATCGAGAACTACTCGCGTCACTTGAACTTGATGCCGGAAGGTGCAACACCGTATACGTTGCTTGATTACTTCCCGAAAGACTTCTTGCTCGTCGCCGATGAGTCACACGTCACATTGCCGCAAATTCGCGGGATGTACAACGGAGACCAGGCGCGGAAACAAGTCCTCGTCGATCACGGCTTCCGTCTTCCATCGGCAAAAGACAACCGTCCGTTACGGTTCGAGGAGTTCGAGGAAAAAGTCAGTCAGGCAATCTATATCTCAGCGACACCAGGACCATATGAACTCGAACATTCAAAAGAGATGGTCGAGCAAATCATTCGTCCGACCGGCCTCGTCGATCCGACGATCGAGATTCATCCAATCACGGGACAAATCGATTACTTGATGGATAACATCCGTGACCGGGTCGCGAAGAACGAACGTGTTCTCGTGACGACACTGACGAAGAAGATGGCAGAAGACTTGACCGATTACTTGAAAGAGAATGGTGTCAAGGTCAACTACATGCACTCGGAGATCAAGACGCTGGAAAGAATTGAAATCATCCGTGACTTACGACTCGGGAAATACGATGTCCTCGTCGGGATCAACTTATTACGAGAAGGACTCGATATTCCGGAAGTCTCACTCGTGACGATTCTTGATGCCGATAAGGAAGGGTTCTTGCGGTCGGATCGTTCGCTGATTCAAACGATTGGTCGGGCGGCTCGGAACTCGGAAGGACACGTCATCTTGTTTGCCGATAAAGTTACCGATTCGATGCAACGCGCGATCGATGAGACGGAACGCCGTCGCGCGATCCAGATGGCGTTCAATGAAGAACATGGCATCACGCCGCAGACGATCAAAAAAGATGTTCGTGGTGTCATCAGTACGACGATCGAGAGCGACGACACCGTCGAAAAACTCGAGAAGTTCAACAAACTCAAAAAACCGGAGCGCGAAACGTTGCTTGAGCAGCTCGACCAAGAGATGCGTCAAGCGGCGAAGGACATGCAGTTCGAACGAGCTGCTGAGCTCCGCGACCTCATATTAGAATTGAAAGCAGGTGCCTAA
- a CDS encoding PDZ domain-containing protein → MRVELLDEIGWTAISLIASPTLWLALLVSWVIGIRRVKRERGLFRSRTHGKRSDVLETLLPGLLVGLVLSVVSGWLGLTLTPQYALLLLGFSSVLLLIGIVRLNVPLWPIVLLGLAGWFLMDARLDPVRAVEPKMILLLATLTLVAECLLVWWRGQRRLSPSLVVSKRGRFIGGLSANKLWLLPLLVFVPGDVLEAWWPRYSFPELVPIVLWLPIGFSFLFTGKLPKELMRPLVQGRLITSLVAILLTVLAYVTGQAEWLYGIVLLLVLHIVLHQRVKRLNRAQTPLFLNGTRGAVILGTLPDKPAAEMGLIPGEAIYKVNGEKVDSETSFYEAIQKHKPYLRLEVMNHNGDIRFAQRAFYEQDHHELGILFVNEPVHGRTKVRSLH, encoded by the coding sequence ATGCGCGTGGAATTACTCGATGAAATTGGTTGGACCGCGATTAGTCTCATCGCCAGTCCGACCTTGTGGTTAGCACTCCTTGTCAGTTGGGTCATCGGCATCCGGCGTGTCAAACGGGAACGTGGACTATTTCGCTCCCGGACACACGGAAAACGAAGCGATGTCCTCGAAACACTTTTACCAGGGTTACTCGTTGGTCTCGTCTTATCCGTCGTCAGTGGCTGGCTCGGATTGACGCTGACGCCGCAATACGCTTTGCTGTTACTCGGATTCTCAAGTGTCCTGCTGTTGATCGGCATCGTACGTTTGAACGTACCGCTTTGGCCGATCGTCTTGCTTGGACTTGCCGGCTGGTTCTTGATGGATGCACGTCTTGATCCGGTCCGAGCGGTTGAGCCGAAAATGATTTTATTGCTTGCGACGTTAACGCTCGTTGCGGAATGTCTCCTCGTCTGGTGGCGCGGGCAACGACGCCTGTCACCGTCACTCGTCGTTTCGAAGCGTGGTCGCTTCATCGGTGGGCTGTCAGCGAATAAACTTTGGCTATTGCCTTTGCTCGTCTTTGTTCCGGGCGACGTGCTTGAAGCCTGGTGGCCACGTTACAGCTTCCCAGAGCTCGTTCCGATCGTTCTCTGGTTACCGATCGGCTTCAGCTTCCTCTTTACGGGTAAGTTACCGAAAGAATTGATGCGTCCACTCGTTCAAGGACGTTTAATTACGAGCCTCGTTGCAATTCTATTGACGGTTCTTGCATACGTCACCGGACAAGCTGAATGGCTGTACGGGATCGTTTTGTTGCTCGTCCTGCACATTGTGTTGCATCAGCGGGTCAAACGATTGAACCGGGCACAGACACCATTGTTCCTCAATGGAACGCGTGGTGCCGTCATTCTCGGAACGCTACCTGATAAACCAGCTGCCGAGATGGGCTTGATTCCGGGCGAAGCGATCTATAAGGTCAATGGTGAAAAGGTCGATTCGGAAACATCGTTCTACGAAGCCATCCAAAAACACAAACCGTATCTGCGTCTTGAAGTCATGAACCATAACGGAGACATCCGGTTTGCGCAACGTGCCTTCTATGAACAAGATCATCATGAGCTCGGCATCCTGTTCGTCAATGAGCCAGTCCATGGTCGCACTAAAGTGCGGTCCTTGCATTAA
- a CDS encoding S41 family peptidase — translation MKKSTTAVIAVSTFGLGLGAGAVGMLAAGGTDSVSTSSSSANATGDWKKVDQVRQMIEQNYLEDVTDKELLDGALSGMAEVLDDPYSVYMDESETASFNTNLSSSFEGIGATLEQKGESIVIVSPIKGSPAEKAGIKPGDVILEIDGKSTKGQKTDQAVKKIRGEKGTNVVLTIQRSGQDAMDITIKRDTIPIETVYTSTEDVNGKKIGVLQVTQFSEPTAEEFEKGLAKLESQNIDGLVIDVRGNPGGLLTAVSSMIAPFIPKDVPIYQVENNKGERQQEFGKADEKKPYNIVVLEDGGSASASEILAAGLKEGAGAEVVGTKSFGKGIVQSAYDLKDGSDLKLTTNKWLTPDGNWIHKKGVEPTIEVKQPAYFNVTKILTDQKSLAVGDYGKSVENAHLVLEAIGYEPKGQDGYFGDTMKQAVEALQKDAKLDVTGKIDQQTAGEMETRLPKKLEDDKNDVQRKKALEVAAQ, via the coding sequence GTGAAAAAATCTACAACAGCAGTCATCGCGGTCAGTACCTTCGGGCTTGGTTTAGGGGCAGGCGCCGTCGGAATGTTAGCGGCTGGCGGAACGGATTCTGTCTCGACGTCATCGTCGTCGGCGAATGCGACGGGTGATTGGAAAAAAGTTGATCAGGTCCGTCAAATGATCGAACAGAACTATCTAGAGGACGTAACAGATAAAGAACTGCTGGATGGTGCGTTATCCGGTATGGCGGAAGTGCTTGACGATCCGTATTCCGTCTATATGGATGAGTCGGAGACAGCATCGTTCAATACGAATCTATCGTCTTCGTTCGAAGGGATCGGTGCGACGCTTGAACAAAAGGGCGAGTCGATCGTCATCGTCTCACCAATCAAAGGGTCGCCCGCTGAAAAAGCCGGGATTAAACCTGGTGACGTCATCTTAGAAATCGACGGCAAGTCGACGAAAGGGCAAAAGACGGATCAGGCGGTCAAGAAAATCCGTGGTGAAAAAGGAACGAACGTCGTCCTGACGATTCAACGCAGCGGTCAAGACGCGATGGACATCACGATCAAACGGGACACGATTCCGATCGAGACGGTCTATACGTCGACTGAGGACGTCAACGGGAAGAAGATTGGTGTCTTGCAAGTGACGCAGTTCTCAGAACCGACGGCAGAAGAGTTCGAGAAGGGGCTCGCGAAACTCGAGAGTCAGAATATCGATGGGCTCGTCATCGACGTTCGTGGGAATCCGGGCGGTCTTTTGACGGCTGTCTCAAGCATGATTGCACCGTTCATTCCGAAAGATGTTCCGATTTATCAAGTTGAGAACAATAAAGGGGAGCGGCAGCAGGAATTCGGGAAGGCAGACGAGAAGAAACCTTATAACATCGTCGTGCTTGAAGACGGCGGATCCGCGTCCGCGTCCGAGATTCTGGCAGCCGGTCTAAAGGAAGGTGCTGGGGCTGAGGTTGTCGGTACAAAATCGTTCGGTAAAGGAATCGTCCAAAGTGCGTACGATCTGAAGGACGGTAGTGATTTGAAGTTGACGACGAACAAATGGCTGACGCCGGACGGCAACTGGATCCACAAAAAAGGGGTCGAACCGACGATTGAAGTCAAGCAACCAGCGTACTTCAACGTCACGAAGATCCTGACTGATCAGAAGTCACTTGCAGTCGGTGATTATGGAAAATCGGTCGAAAACGCTCACTTAGTTCTCGAAGCAATCGGTTACGAGCCAAAAGGACAGGATGGGTATTTCGGTGACACGATGAAGCAAGCTGTCGAAGCCTTACAAAAAGATGCGAAGCTCGACGTCACTGGAAAAATCGATCAGCAGACAGCGGGTGAGATGGAGACACGTCTCCCGAAGAAACTCGAGGACGACAAAAATGACGTCCAGCGGAAAAAAGCACTCGAGGTCGCTGCTCAATAA
- a CDS encoding murein hydrolase activator EnvC family protein: MKVRFYSAVLSLALIGTSVSVDATSKEDLLKEQQEVESRLKETERSQNQTSEKLILTKQERKEARAQLDEVNSRLDDLALKIADQQAAVAASKEQLRLTEEAISETLKELHQQEDLLGSRLRAVQQKGDVKYIEVLLDAKDFGDLISRFSTVSEIIKQDDNVLQAYKANVKQLNEQRSEQALLLESMKQEQRKLLVLQTRIIAESDLKRKLVVQLNTKVKELQQEQFSKAEEAEILADQRRLIQNELIALQEAERKAKEEAKRKAEEAARAAEAKRQAEAAKAAEAAREAAAKEEQGEAPKAETPKTETSVPEIEAPSATPDTSVDVDVSRPFHLPVKGYVSSPFGPRNNPLTGKPELHTGIDLVNAKGTPIHAAAGGIVLRAGSATGYGNVVMVTHLIDRQVYTTVYAHLDSISVSAGQTVMPGQTVGTLGSTGWSTGPHLHFELHKGEWAVGQPNAVDPAPYIF, translated from the coding sequence ATGAAAGTCCGATTCTATTCTGCCGTCCTGAGCTTAGCTTTGATTGGAACTAGTGTGTCCGTTGATGCCACGTCGAAAGAAGATTTGCTGAAGGAACAACAGGAGGTCGAAAGCCGTCTGAAAGAGACGGAACGATCACAGAATCAGACATCAGAGAAGTTAATCTTGACGAAACAGGAGCGCAAGGAAGCCCGTGCGCAACTGGATGAAGTCAACAGCCGTTTGGATGATTTAGCGCTTAAAATAGCCGATCAACAAGCGGCTGTTGCTGCATCTAAGGAACAATTACGTCTGACGGAAGAAGCGATTTCCGAGACGTTGAAGGAACTGCATCAGCAAGAAGATTTGCTCGGAAGCCGATTGCGTGCCGTCCAGCAAAAAGGAGACGTCAAATACATCGAGGTCCTGCTCGACGCAAAGGATTTCGGGGATTTGATTTCGCGTTTCAGTACGGTCAGCGAGATCATCAAGCAAGATGATAATGTCTTGCAAGCCTATAAGGCGAACGTCAAGCAACTGAATGAACAGCGCTCGGAACAAGCGTTATTACTGGAGAGCATGAAACAGGAACAACGGAAGTTACTCGTTCTTCAGACGCGGATCATCGCGGAGTCTGACTTGAAGCGAAAGCTCGTCGTCCAGTTGAACACGAAGGTCAAGGAACTACAACAAGAGCAGTTCTCGAAAGCTGAAGAGGCGGAAATCCTCGCGGATCAGCGTCGTCTGATCCAAAATGAATTGATTGCCCTGCAAGAAGCGGAACGGAAAGCAAAAGAAGAAGCGAAACGCAAAGCGGAAGAAGCCGCACGGGCAGCAGAAGCCAAACGTCAAGCGGAAGCCGCAAAAGCTGCTGAAGCTGCACGAGAGGCAGCAGCGAAAGAGGAACAAGGAGAGGCACCGAAAGCAGAGACACCAAAAACAGAGACGTCGGTACCTGAGATCGAGGCGCCAAGTGCAACACCGGATACGAGTGTTGATGTTGATGTGAGTCGCCCGTTCCACTTACCAGTCAAAGGCTATGTGTCGTCACCATTTGGTCCGCGGAACAATCCATTGACAGGGAAACCGGAGTTGCATACGGGCATCGATCTCGTCAATGCGAAAGGAACTCCGATTCATGCGGCAGCTGGTGGGATCGTCCTCCGTGCCGGTAGTGCGACCGGTTACGGAAATGTCGTCATGGTGACGCATTTGATCGACAGACAGGTCTATACGACCGTTTATGCGCATCTCGACTCGATCAGCGTGTCTGCGGGGCAAACGGTCATGCCAGGTCAAACGGTCGGGACGCTTGGCTCAACCGGCTGGTCGACAGGACCGCATCTGCATTTCGAATTGCATAAGGGAGAGTGGGCGGTCGGACAACCGAATGCAGTGGACCCGGCACCGTACATCTTTTGA